A section of the Castanea sativa cultivar Marrone di Chiusa Pesio chromosome 12, ASM4071231v1 genome encodes:
- the LOC142619630 gene encoding TMV resistance protein N-like — MDTISPSSSSSSTHQWKYHVFLSFGGEDTRNNFTDHLYAALNQKGVYTFRDDEKLERGEPISPSLLKAIEDSLFAIVVLSKNYASSTWCLDELVKIMDCRKNMGLIVLPIFYDVEPSVVRKQTEPYAQAFAEHEKSFNKNLEKVHTWRAALTDISNLSGWSLKDRPQAEFIQGIIKVISLKLSSLFPKDTNGLVGIDSRVEKLMSLLAIGSNDVRIIGIWGMGGIGKTTLARVVYDELFNEFEGGCFIGNVRGESEKCGLLPLQQKLIREILMDDSVNIRDDKDGVDRIKNMLCHKKILLVLDDVNQFNQLEKLAGDSKWFGLGSRVIITTRDEHLLTRHKVHGIYEAQELNDYEALHLFSLKAFNKYHPPEDYLDLSTSFVHYAKGLPLATNVLGSFLYNRRKKEWEGTLNRLKEHPDKKINEILEIGFDGLEGTEKEIFLHIACFFNMKEKDYIEKILDYLGLYPRIGLKVLIEKSLLKDNGNTYWMHDLLQQMGQEMVRRDCPLEPEKWSKLWLYKDILSASMKNMEMEAIQGLVLQLGELLELEKAHWNLQAFPKMPNLKLLIIHHVQLLHGPKHLSNNLRFLDWSEYPSKSLPSNFQPVELVELHLLYSKIEWLWKGTKYLDKLKLIKLNDSLNLIATPDFTRVPNLEKLVLSGCIKLHEVHPSIMVLKRLTLLDLENCKSLRRLPSKFEMESLEILILSGCSKIKRIPEFMGNMKSLSKLHLNATTITKLPSSIEHLTNLTSLHLRDCKNLVCLPSIFCSFKSLKDINLAGCSKLDGLLEKLWNFESLEKLNVSGITLREPPSSVTLENFKELSLQGCKEPPHKLWNNLFPLNLMPRRSLNPVSLLLPSLLGMRSLKSLDLSNCNLQIIPSDIGNLSSITQLNLSENHFSCLPESMVQLSKLELIDLNNCTRLRSLSQLPSTISMVEAGGCASLETCPNGFKSHNSYTRLSLINCFKLVRQNDMISYALRMLLTAAHEEICKKFIGIYNIGGLQIVIPGCEILKWFTHQSVGDTVSAQLTHLNENKWIGIAMCVVPMEYPDFEWHLACEILVNKHCVRRYTLGCVPRSVKIKSDHLWMNYIPYPVISKHARAVFGQIDENGFIKMKLRFCRVFDGPRFHQIGFRVVYEQDMEDIREMLSAQSSNNTCITPYEGLDVHHNSTEGIKLKLSRDEYEGAGASGEGSSNDVPHSKRIER, encoded by the exons ATGGATACCATAAGCCCATCTTCGTCCTCGTCTTCTACCCATCAGTGGAAATATCATGTATTTCTAAGTTTTGGAGGTGAGGATACCCGCAACAATTTTACAGACCACCTATATGCTGCCTTGAATCAAAAGGGTGTCTACACCTTTAGGGATGATGAAAAACTTGAGAGAGGAGAACCTATTTCACCTAGTCTTTTAAAAGCAATAGAAGACTCACTATTTGCTATTGTTGTTCTCTCAAAAAACTATGCATCCTCGACATGGTGTTTGGATGAACTTGTGAAAATCATGGATTGCAGGAAAAATATGGGGCTAATAGTTTTGCCTATTTTTTATGACGTGGAACCATCTGTGGTGCGAAAACAGACAGAACCTTATGCACAAGCATTTGCTGAACATGAAAAATCTTTCAATAAGAATTTAGAAAAAGTTCACACGTGGCGAGCTGCTTTGACAGATATCTCCAATCTCTCTGGATGGTCTTTAAAGGACAG GCCTCAGGCAGAATTTATCCAAGGTATTATAAAAGTGATATCGCTTAAATTGAGTTCCTTGTTCCCCAAAGATACCAACGGCTTAGTAGGAATTGATTCTCGAGTGGAGAAATTGATGTCGCTTTTAGCGATAGGATCAAATGATGTTCGCATTATTGGGATTTGGGGGATGGGAGGTATTGGTAAGACAACTCTTGCTAGAGTTGTTTATGACGagctttttaatgaatttgaagGTGGTTGTTTTATCGGTAATGTTAGGGGTGAATCTGAAAAATGTGGGTTACTTCCATTACAACAAAAACTTATTCGTGAGATTTTGATGGACGATAGTGTGAATATAAGGGATGATAAAGATGGAGTTGATAGGATCAAGAATATGTTATGCCATAAAAAgattcttcttgttcttgatgaTGTAAATCAATTCAATCAGCTAGAAAAGTTAGCTGGGGACTCTAAATGGTTTGGTCTAGGTAGTAGAGTCATCATAACAACAAGAGATGAACATTTGTTGACAAGGCATAAGGTACATGGAATATATGAGGCTCAAGAATTGAATGATTATGAGGCTCTTCATCTTTTTAGTTTGAAGGCCTTCAATAAATATCATCCTCCTGAAGATTATCTAGACTTGTCCACATCTTTTGTACATTATGCTAAAGGTCTTCCTTTAGCTACTAATGTTTTGGGTTCTTTTTTGTACAATAGACGTAAGAAGGAATGGGAAGGTACATTAAATAGGCTCAAAGAACATCctgacaaaaaaattaatgaaattctTGAAATAGGTTTTGATGGACTTGAGGGTactgaaaaagaaatatttctaCATATCGCATGTTTCTTCAATATGAAGGAAAAGGATTATATAGAAAAAATACTAGATTATCTTGGCCTTTACCCTAGAATTGGATTAAAGGTTCTCATAGAAAAGTCTCTCTTAAAAGATAATGGAAATACATATTGGATGCATGACTTACTACAACAAATGGGACAAGAAATGGTTCGTCGAGATTGTCCTCTAGAACCTGAAAAGTGGAGCAAATTGTGGCTATATAAGGACATTCTCAGCGCATCGATGAAAAATATG gaaATGGAAGCAATTCAAGGACTTGTCCTTCAATTGGGTGAACTACTTGAATTAGAAAAGGCACATTGGAATCTTCAAGCCTTTCCAAAGATGCCTAACCTTAAATTGCTTATAATTCATCATGTTCAACTTCTACATGGTCCCAAACATCTTTCTAACAACTTAAGATTTCTTGATTGGAGTGAGTATCCTTCAAAATCGTTGCCGTCGAATTTTCAACCAGTTGAGCTTGTTGAACTTCACTTGTTGTACAGCAAAATTGAATGGCTTTGGAAAGGAACGAAG TATTTGGACAAGTTAAAGCTCATCAAATTGAACGATTCCTTAAACCTCATTGCAACCCCTGACTTCACTAGAGTTCCCAATCTTGAGAAATTGGTTCTCAGTGGTTGTATAAAGTTACATGAGGTTCACCCATCTATTATGGTTCTTAAAAGGCTTACTCTTCTTGATCTAGAAAACTGCAAGAGCCTTAGAAGACTTCCAAGCAAGTTTGAAATGGAGTCTCTTGAAATTCTCATTCTTTCTGGCTGTTCAAAAATCAAGAGAATTCCAGAATTTATGGGAAATATGAAAAGCTTATCAAAACTTCACTTAAATGCCACTACTATTACAAAACTTCCCTCTTCAATTGAACATTTGACTAACCTTACTTCATTGCATTTAAGAGATTGCAAGAATCTTGTGTGTCTTCCtagtatcttttgtagcttcaAGTCGCTTAAAGATATTAATTTGGCTGGATGCTCGAAGCTTGACGGTCTACTGGAGAAGCTGTGGAATTTTGAAAGTCTAGAGAAGCTCAATGTGAGTGGAATTACTTTAAGAGAGCCACCTTCCTCTGTTACGTTAGAGAATTTTAAAGAACTATCTCTTCAGGGATGTAAAGAGCCACCACATAAACTATGGAATAATTTGTTCCCCTTAAATTTAATGCCAAGAAGAAGCCTAAATCCTGTGAGTTTGTTATTGCCTTCCCTTTTAGGTATGCGTTCTTTAAAGAGCTTGGACCTAAGCAACTGTAATCTCCAAATAATCCCTAGTGATATTGGAAACTTATCCTCTATAACCCAATTAAATCTAAGTGAAAATCACTTTAGTTGCCTTCCTGAAAGTATGGTGCAATTGTCTAAATTGGAGTTGATTGATTTAAACAATTGCACAAGACTTCGTTCATTGTCACAATTGCCATCAACGATTTCTATGGTTGAAGCAGGTGGTTGTGCCTCATTGGAAACATGTCCAAATGGATTTAAATCACATAACTCATATACACGTCTTTCCCTCATCAATTGCTTCAAATTGGTTCGTCAGAATGACATGATCTCTTACGCGCTGAGAATGCTATTGACAGCTGCTCAtgag GAAATCTGCAAGAAATTTATAGGAATCTATAACATAGGTGGCTTACAGATTGTGATTCCTGGGTGTGAAATTCTGAAATGGTTTACGCATCAGAGTGTGGGGGATACAGTCAGTGCACAACTTACTCATCTGAATGAAAATAAGTGGATTGGAATCGCTATGTGTGTTGTGCCTATGGAATACCCCGATTTTGAATGGCATTTGGCATGTGAAATTCTAGTCAACAAACATTGTGTCAGACGCTATACTCTAGGCTGTGTCCCTAGATCTGTTAAGATTAAATCAGATCACCTTTGGATGAACTATATACCCTATCCAGTGATTAGTAAGCATGCGAGAGCAGTATTTGGTCAAATTGATGAGAATGGATTCATAAAGATGAAGCTTAGATTTTGCCGGGTATTTGATGGACCTAGGTTTCATCAAATAGGGTTTCGTGTAGTATACGAACAAGACATGGAAGACATCAGAGAAATGCTATCAGCTCAATCCAGCAACAACACCTGCATCACTCCTTACGAGGGTTTGGATGTTCATCACAATTCAACAGAAGGAATCAAATTGAAGCTAAGCCGTGATGAATATGAGGGGGCCGGAGCTAGTGGTGAAGGCAGCTCTAACGATGTCCCACACTCAAAGAGGATTGAAAGATAG